A DNA window from Oryzias latipes chromosome 5, ASM223467v1 contains the following coding sequences:
- the hdac11 gene encoding histone deacetylase 11, translating to MSLKEDTRKTSSHPTNLYTSLPQTCLPIVYHPDYNITFMGLEKLHPFDAGKWGKVIHFLKEECFLTDADIVEAREATEEDLLVVHTKHYLKRLKWSVVVATITEIPPLLFLPNFLVQRKVLRPLRTQTGGTIMAGKLAVDRGWAINVGGGFHHCSSNKGGGFCAYADITLAIKFLFERVEGISKATIIDLDAHQGNGHERDFLEDRRVYIMDVYNSHIYPGDGHAKRAIRRKVELDWGTEDSEYLQKVELHCEGALNELRPDIIVYNAGTDILDGDPLGGLSISPQGIVKRDEIVFRAAKQRGIPILMVTSGGYQKRTARIIADSILNLRQQGLIRGGAGQSEGLPLRATHMESSSGSAGSTSTRE from the exons ATGTCTCTGAAAGAAGATACAAGAAAAACGAG ctctcACCCAACCAATCTGTATACTAGCCTCCCTCAGACATGCCTACCCATCGTGTACCACCCAGACTACAACATCACCTTCATGGGCTTGGAGAAGCTGCACCCCTTTGATGCAGGAAAATGGGGAAAAGTCATCCACTTTCTAAAAG AGGAATGCTTTCTCACTGATGCTGACATCGTGGAAGCCCGTGAAGCCACGGAGGAGGATCTGCTGGTGGTTCACACCAAACACTATCTGAAAAGGTTAAAG TGGTCGGTCGTCGTGGCAACCATCACAGAAATCCCTCCGCTCTTGTTTCTGCCGAATTTCCTGGTGCAGCGAAAGGTGCTGAGGCCTTTACGGACGCAAACAGGAGGAACCATCATG GCTGGAAAACTGGCTGTTGACCGAGGATGGGCCATCAACGTTG GTGGGGGCTTCCATCACTGCTCCAGTAACAAGGGTGGAGGCTTTTGCGCCTATGCGGACATCACTCTGGCCATCAAG TTTCTGTTTGAGAGAGTGGAAGGCATCTCCAAGGCCACCATCATCGATTTAGATGCTCATCAG GGAAACGGTCATGAGCGCGACTTCTTGGAGGACAGGCGGGTCTACATCATGGACGTGTATAATTCCCACATCTATCCTGGGGACGGACACGCCAAGC GAGCCATAAGGAGAAAGGTGGAGCTGGACTGGGGAACCGAAGACTCTGAGTACCTTCAGAAGGTGGAGCTTCACTGCGAGGGTGCACTGAATGAGCTCCGCCCTGACATCATCGTCTACAATGCAGGAACGGACATCCTGGATGGAGACCCCCTCGGAGGGCTATCCATATCACCTCAG GGCATTGTGAAGCGGGACGAGATCGTGTTTAGGGCTGCAAAGCAGCGAGGCATCCCCATACTGATGGTGACATCTGGAGGATACCAGAAAAGAACGGCAAGGATCATCGCTGACTCCATCCTGAACCTGAGGCAGCAGGGCCTGATCAGAGGCGGAGCTGGACAGAGCGAGGGGCTTCCTCTGAGGGCGACCCACATGGAGAGCAgctctgggtcagctgggtccaCTTCCACGCGAGAATGA